One Falco peregrinus isolate bFalPer1 chromosome 10, bFalPer1.pri, whole genome shotgun sequence genomic window, atgtatTGATAATATAAACTCACgatttttctgatgtttgtCAGCACTATGATGCCATAATGAGATACATTAGCCAACCACCTCTTCTTCTTGATGTTCATATTCATAAACCAATGCTAAATGCTAGGACCTGGATGGATTCTTTGCTAGCTTTCTTCCCTGGATTGCAGGTAAGGTTTAAAACCCACATGCAGGTGATTTTAATAACAAGTAAATGATTAAATAGACTGGATATATAATTGACAAGTCAAGTGTAGTAATTTGATTTCTCAGAAATACTGAATGAGGATTTCTGTACTCACTCGTCCTGTCCCTTCAGTGCTATAATGCAAGTTAACATGCGTTTCTGGCCATGTTGAGTATCAGGAAAAATATGTCTGTACGATATGCTTCCTTCTCTCCTAGTCATGAAAACGCTCAAATGAAGTTGCCTTTTTAATAGTCTAGTGACAAGTTTTCTAGTTTGTGTGCCGTTTGCATCTTTAAGGCAAACTAAATGATAGTTCCACGACAGTTCTCTAAATGATAGAGATCCTTTTTCTACATAGCCAGTAGTCTTAACAACCTCACTGATTGTGCTTAAAAAGCTCTTATGGAATATCTATGGATCTGTGGTTTACACTGAAAGGGGGTAATACTTACAGCATGTATCCACTGAAAATGTAGGAATTGGTCTGTAGCTTTACATGAACAGTGAGCATGCCTAACTTTGAATATTATTCCTGTGCATGGTGAATTAgtgttaattttattatttaattttaggtGTTGAAGGGCGATATTAGACCTGCTATTGAAACTCACGAGATGCTCTATCAGGTTATAAAAAAGCATAACTTTCTTCCAGAGGTAAGGTAGTAATTTTTTGATCATGTAAACTGATTCTTACCCAGATTTGAGCAGTCTTGGATAACCATTTGAAAAAATTGTAGGTGTATTTGTTATTAAAACCAAAGGCTCGTTTCCACAGCATTCTTACATGATTTACAGTTCTGCATGTAtgacagctgtgttttggatatgaaatatttttccttcagttatgCTGTAATTAACAAAATAATAGGAAGCTGCAGCTATTAGTAATTGCTTAGGCTTTATATTTCAGCCTTTCAGAATTGACCTTGACTCATTTCAGTATGCAAAACTTGTATAAGCACATGTTGTATTAGCTGTTTAGTAATATAACAACATTAATGCTAAAGATCAGAATCATCTTTATTAACCCAAGGagggtgttgtggtttaaccgCAGGTGGCAACTAAGCCctacacagccacttgctcactccctgctGGTGGAATGGGGGAGtgaatcagaagagtaaaagagaaaactcatggtttaagataaaaacaatttaagtaaagtaaaagctgcacatgcaagcagagcaaaacaaggaattcattcaccgcttcccatcagcaggcaggtgttcagccacctctgggaaagcagggctccatcacagcTAATGGctacttggaaagacaaatgccatcgctctgaacatccccccttcctccttcttacCCAGCTTTATGTGCTGAGCGTGATGCCATGTGGTAGGGGATATCCcgtggggcagctgggggcggctgtcccggctgtgtcccctcccagctccttgtgcgCCCCCAGCCTGCTTGAAAGGCCTTGGTGCTGCGTGAGCACCGCTcagcaataattaaaatgtccctgtgttatcaacactgtttctaGGACAAATTAAAACCATAGCCCCATATCAGCTACCATGAAGAGAActaactctaccccagccaaaatcagcacaGAGGGAAACTAAAGACTGAATTGTTCTGAGAGAATGTTCTGAATTCTTGCCTAGTGTCCTCGAAAGTATGTACACAAACCCATGTATAGATACCACAAGTGTGGTCTTTGAGCAAGTTAGTTCTGCACAGGGAAGCTTGTTTACCTGCTGAAGTGTGTGTCTTTATTCTGTGATGACCCAGAACATAGGAAGAAGCTTCTGACTCCAGTTTGAATTTTGACTTTCTTCTGGTGTAAGCTTATTTCTCTtagagaatattttaattaacatcACATTCACATGTGGCTATCAAGACCAAAGAATGCTTTCTAAGCATtggaatgattttattttatttttttttaatgcttttaaaatggtatGATTTAGCTCCTTAtggttcttttgtttttttccagtgctttgtaCTTCTGAAGGAAACTTTGAAAGATGAGTTAGTTGTATTTAACCCGATATGCCATCACCTTTAGCAAAAACTTAGTTTAAACCCTGGTATGAACTAGTAGTGAATATAAGGCATCACAGAAGTGGCTTTTGCCAGTGCATATTAAGAGTGAATACATATACTAGGAAATTTTTAGGTAACTGACTTCTAGTCTGTGGTATTTCTTATGCTAGAAACAGCTGCTTACCATCAGTCAGTCTGAAAGGACACTTTAATGCACTGGAAGTGTCAGGTAGCAGGTACGTTTGCAGAAATGGTGTTTGGCAAAGCCTGGGTGGTCTCTGTGtagcagccctgctccaggcGGCTTTGCTTgggttgcagcagcagctggaggtcgGGCTGTGCTGATGGGAGCCCCTGGAGGCCCTGAGCTGCCTCCTGGGTCTGGAACACGGGTTCTCTCTGGTACCTCCTGCTGGAACTCCACTTGCTGGACACTCAGCAAGAGGCTGGGTGGTGCCTGGAGTCCTGCACTAACGCAACCCTAAATCTCGCTCATGCCAAGTGGATGAGAGCGCTGGTTGaggtttaggttttggcctcaAATGTACTAACTGGACAGAGGTTCTTATAACCCCCCTGAGACTGATGCTGGGCCTTCAGTCCTGCACTGTTGCGTATTTTAGCTGTTGTAATGTGGGTTAACGCAGGATCCAAAATAAAcctgtgtttggttttcattcttgcatttatttttgtctgttctttttcctcctcaggcATTCACAACGGACTTTAGAGTTCACTGGGCTCAGCATCCTTTAAGGCCTGAATTTGCTGAAAGCACTTACTTCTTGTATAAGGTAAGATCACTTATATTCCTCTGACTGTTGGTCACTTTGTGTAGTACTTGGTATTTTgttgatgttttatttcagtatagAATGAGCAGCGTATCTCCAGCTTATTTTATGTACTGGACCCTGTAGATAGTAGATGAAAGTACTGGTTATCAAAAATTGTCCtatgaattttgttttatatgcctagaattagaaagaaaactgttaagTGACAGAGGCCCGTATGTTGTAAAGTACTTAGATCTTTCTAAACTCTCTTAAAGAGGTCTTGGAGGCTAAGAGCAAAAGCCGTTTGTACCTTGCACAGGAGAGCAGTGCCTAAATGTCTTGCGTTCCTGTATTTCCATGTGCTTATCTGCATATTCGTAATAGGTAATCCAGTAGTATCCAATAACTAAATTAGACTTTACTGGTGTCTGAGAAGGTATGGAGTCAATAAATCAGCACTGGGAAGATGAAAGCTGCTAATTGTACAGTAAGTCAGCTGCACCTATATGTTTGGGTTcggtttttggttttcttttataggCTACTGGGGACCCTTACTATCTAGAAGTAGGAAAAACACTCATTGAGAACTTGAACAAGTATGCAAGAGTACCGTGTGGGTTTGCTGCAATGAAGGATGTTCGTACAGGAAGTCATGAAGACAGGTAAAAGTTcgcaactttttttttttctctcataaaACGattatataataaaattaattgccCTGTTTACATAATTTAATTGACTTTTGAGTAGCTGTCTTGTTTGATAACCAAGCCTTAAATTGCCTGTTTGTCATAGTCGATAAactatttcaatatttttagtttgttgcataagaatatttttagtttaaCTTTACATTTGTCTCAGAGCAGTAGATTAATTACTTTCAATAACAAAATATACTTCAAATCTAGAAGTTTAAGAGCTTTATTAGTTTTTTCTATATTGCTGTTCTGTACTGAACATGCTGAATCGTTTCCCTCCAAACATAGTTTCTTCCAAGTAGAAGGAAAGCTAATGGCATTAAGTTCAACAAAAATAGTCATGAAGTCTTCAGAGATGGAGCAAATATGAGTATTTGTTTCACTTATGCTTTAGAAAAAAGGGGATCTTCCTAAAGGACgtacgctttttttttttttttttcctccatagAATGGATTCTTTCTTTCTGGCCGAGATGTTTAAATATCTTTACCTGCTGTTTGCTGATAAGGAAGACATGATTTTCGACATTGAAGATTATATCTTCACTACAGAAGCTCATCTATTGCCACTTTGGCTTTCCACTACAAACCAAACCAtctctaaaaaaaatacagtaagtaaCAGCTCAAATCTAAATCAGTTTTAGTGATGTTTTGAAgcagttcctttttctttttttttttttttttttttatgagaggaaatggaagaaaaatcataGTTTGAAGAAGTACACCAGTTCTAACACTTTGTTTCATATGAACTATTTCATCAAATTAACAGTGCCAGTCACACGGGTATGAATAATGTTTCTATGACTGGATTCTGCATTGCTGAAtcttgagaaaaaaagctgtggaaTATTAgcactatttaaaaagaaaatcattccTTACCTCTGTATAAATTTGAAAACACACACTATGATATTTTTATCtgcatctttgttttctgttattttttctaaaacatttgttgtttgttttactaTATGAATGCTTGGGTaatttttgaaaggtttttttgagACTGCTACAAAGTTAGACAAGATACAGCTATGGCTTTTGGGATAATTAAGTTTTTGAGTCCATGCAATAGGCATCTGTGGTGTAAATGTGAGAACATTTATGGGTTTATAAATTACTTAACCTTCCAAAATAACCTATAGTAATGTAACTTTGCATGAAGCATCATAAatatggtggggttttttggtttttttgctcaGTAAGGTGATATAATTTATCTTTAAGGCAGTAATACTactgggaagcagaagaaatgcacGAGAAAGTGGAGAGAGAGATGTGTCTGGCATCAGGGGCATAAATTCACTTATGTTAGTGTGCccctatttttccttttactacGAGTTGTACAATAATGCATGGATCAGAGGAGAATGCTCGTGTATCTCAAGCCATGTGTCCTGGAGAAATCTCGTAATTGAGTAGAAAGCACCCTGTCTTAGGGGCACTAGGATTAGACAGTGaaaaatttttaattacttgctCTTAATGTTTAACATTGGTAATACATTTAATGGGTCATGGGACTAATTTTTCATGTTCCTTGATAGTGGGGGTCCTGCACCCTCTCTGAAATGTTCTTTCCTTGAGCATTTATCATCTTTTGTCTTTGAGTTTTGGAAACAGAGGCTGTTTTTTAAACTATGCAAGAAGTTCCCTGACGGGCCTGAAGGAGCACTTTGTATGACTTTCATTCCCAACATAAGAAGATGATACTTTTGAGAAGACAGGATTCCCACAGCTGATGCTGTGTGCAGTGCAGTGCTGGCCTAACTTAGGCAGTTCTCTTGAGAACTGCGAATGTTCATAGAAGGCCAGTAATGAGGATAGAGTGAATTGTTCAAATGCAGTTTTGTTAAGCTCTTTATGTCAAAGCTGCTAACGTGCGTAATACAAGGAAAGGTCCATTGAAAATGGTGTCCACGAAACGCGTTACATGACCAAAGGGCTGTGAAGACGAATGTGTTACTGTTATGGATTTTATCTGATGGGGGAAAAATTGATAAGGAACAAATGGAatgtgtaaattatttttaatataaacataGTGCTGTTAAGCCAAAATGTCTGTGAGATAGTTTGTAGTATCAACCCAACATCCTGTTTGTATTTAGTCTCATGAGCAGGAAAGGTCATGTTTTACTATGCTGATGCTTGCAGTAGTGCTTGTAAGACCTTCTTTCTTAAGTGATGTGACTACTATTTATCACATTAAGGCTGTATGTACTTCAAAGTGTTTATTCCAGTAGCCTAATAGCCTTTTAGGTCTTGTTTTTTAGGGAGCCTTTAAAtactacattattttttttaaattagctaATACGTTGcaaacaggggtttttttgcaagtagATAAATACTACATGAATTTTTATAGGTGAGAACATTAACTTGCCAGTTATCCAACCAGCTATTTGCAAAACTAAGAGGCTAAATATGGCTCCAAACCACCATGGATGTTCTGCATGGTTTCACATGTTACAAAACAGCGATTTGTACAAATCTTAACTcttgtcttttctgaaaatagagATTGTTCGAATTATATATAGATTCATCCTTGCCCATTCAGACTTGCAAGTCTGTGTGGCTCCTGAAGAGGACAATCTTTTGTTCGTATGAAAAGATGTGACATTCCTAGTCGTACAAAGCaaggaatataaaaaatacaagcCTTGCAGCTCATCCACTCAGCAGAAAGGCAATACCAAATGAAATCATAACTACTTCCTTTCATTGTCCAGCACGTAAAAATCCAAGGGCACTAGCGACAGCATGCATACATGAGACATTCTGTTTGCCCGTAGAGGAttagctgtttctgaaaaaaaatcccagaaactGTGGATACCAGTTTGGTAAGCTAGAAATTAAAACTGGTGTTGTATTTATCTATCCCTTGAAAGCGGTTGTAGCGCACTGGTTACCCTTTATTATTACAACGTGTAGCACAGAAGAGTGATGCATTCTTTATTCCTGGCATCTGTGTGGTTGTAGGACATTTATTGTGTTCAGCTGCTGTGTGTCCTGAGCACACAGATTACTTATGGGTAGGTCTCTCCGttgattttctttgtgtaaAAATGTAACCTGCATTTTCAATAGGTGATCTGTATCTTTCATTTTAGACTACGGAATACACAGAGCTGGATGACAGCAACTTTGACTGGACCTGTCCCAACACCCAGATTCTTTTCCCAAATGACCCTATGTTTGCTCAGAGTATTCGTGAACCTTTGAAAAACGTGGTGGATAAGAGCTGTCCTAGGGGTATTTCCAGAGCGTAAGatgaatattttctgtcttttgttaGACTAGAAGCGAGAGGAGTAGGGTATGTTATGCATGGGAGGAGAAATGTGAGGTGTACTGGAGCTTGCTCTGCTTGAGTTTTAGCCCTTTTAAGAACGGATAGCCTAGGTATGGGAAAaatcagttctgttttctgtggcatCATCAGCAAGGCTTTGTTCATTCCAGCAAAAATTAGCAAGTGTTTCAAAGCAAAAGGAGCTTAATGAGCCACAGACTCCCGAGTGGGAAAGGTAGCCCAGGTACACAGGAAATATGTCTCTCTTGATTTGTGAAATTCATTTCTGTAGTCTCTTGAACAGTTCTGCAACTCTTTGTAGTAAGCAAATCATGCTACTGTACGTAACCTCAACTGTGTTGAAGAGCTTAGGACAGTGCCTGTTAAAGCTGAGGAAGTTTGTCCTTCTGACCACCTCTTTGATATTTACACTTCTTGAGTAAAATCAGTAGTAACTGTATGAGGAAAACTGGTTTTAGTCAGTCTTACAATAATGCAGATTATTTAGAAACAAGAGGTAGTATATGGTAGTTTTATGAACATTGCCTGTGCTTGTTGCACTACAAAATTATTGATAATAttgacaacttttaaaaaaggtaatttgACAGAGATGTTGCGTCCTAGTGAAGCTTGTACTCAGCATTATTCCGAAGAATTCTAATCTTGTGGTAGTAGGAATAACTTGAGAGTTATGTTTCAAGaataatctgtttttttaaagctttgatCTCTGCTATCTTTTGGCAGAGAAGAGAATTTGGGAAGTGGACCAAAACCACCACTGAGAGCCAGAGATTTCATGGCCAGTAATCCTGAACACTTGGAGATACTGAAGAAGATGGGAGTCAGTTTGATCCATCTGAAAGATGGAAGAGTACAATTAGTACAGCACGCAGTGCAAGTAAGACAGTACTTCTGTTTAAGACTTTCAGTGAAATCCTACTGGCAATGATACTTGTCACATAAAGCTTCAGGAGGGAGAGCCAGACTCTGGGAGGAGGCACATGAGGTGGATGTACAACTGGGTTTAGCAGGCTGATGCTTGCTAGTCCTTCGCCTCAGTGACACTTTTAACTAACCTTCCATTAAATTAGATGGAGACTTTTCATGTCAAAGTGATGTAGCTAACGGTGTCTTATCTGAAAATACTAGCTTTCAGTGTGagatacttctgtttgtttaggAGGTctgtatatttgtatttttttagacTTCTGGGTGGTGGAGGTGCAAATAGATTAACTTCCTAGTTTGAAATGATGAATGAATGCCAGTGAGCATCCatgctgtgtttttaaatatttgtagcaGTGGTCCAAGCAAACCTTCAAGTTTCTATTTCAACTTTTTTCCCAAATTTCTCAAAACATTTAAGAAGAAactgtttctcatttctttgctACTCAGGCAGCAAGTTCGCTCGATGCTGAAGATGGCTTACGGTTCATGCAGGAAATGATTGAACTCTCCAGTCAGcaacagaaagaacaacagCTACCTCCTCGTGCCGTTCAAATTGTTTCCCATCCGTTCTTTGGCAGGGTGGTCTTGACTGCTGGACCAGCACAATTTGGGATGGACTTATCCAAACACAAAGCAGGGGTATGTAATATGTGTATATGATCTGTTCCCAGCTTTCTGTTACTTTCCTTATTGCATAAGCCTGAATTTTTACAGTACTGGTACTATTTCAGGGTGGCCAGCTAGAGGGGGATCAATTAATGACAGTGGTTAAAATGACAGGGCGCAGCAATGACAGAATGACAGCAGTGACAGTCTTATAGATGAGTGGCTTATCAGTCTGTGGCCCATGCTCTGCTCCCGAGTCATTGGTCATAATTTAGGATTTAAAATGCATACGCAATATGGCTTTTGAAACGAACTTACATAATCTGCAGTGCATATCTTGAGAGATGTTGATTTAAGGGAAGGTTTTCCTGCCATGTCAGCCATGAATTTGCAGACGCCATTTTAGAGTTACAACAGGCTGTCCTTACGCAAGCTTTTACAAAAGGCTGTGTCTAGACGGAAGAAGAAAATAGCACAGAAGCAGTGGTCGTGGTCTCTGTTAGAAGCAGTAGGAGAACCCAGTGACTTCAGCTGGGCAAGAAACAGCCCAAAAGAGGAGTTCCAGATCAGTagttcacagaagaaaattcccCAGAGACAACAGTTCCCAGGTATAGAAAAAATAAGCCAGATATGAGAATTAGGTTTTCACTCGGGCATTCTTTGCTGCTTAGAACTCCGGCTTCAGGGTAAAGATGGCCTGCACTGACAGAAGACAACGCTTAAATGTGTTAGATtaactgaagaaatgaaaatcttAAGAATCTTTTGCAATCTTGAGCCTAGCGCTCtaattctctctttctttttgtttttccaaacaGACGAGAGGATTTGTTGCAACCATTAAGCCATATAATGGATGCTCAGAGATCACTAATCCTGAggcagtgaaagagaaaattgcTCTGATGCAAAGAGGCCAGTGTATGTTTGCTGAAAAGGCACGAAACATTCAAAAAGCTGGGGCAATAGGAGGCATTGTCATCGGTAAATAAAATTTCAGGTTCTTCGTTTGTGTAAATGTAACCTGTATTTTACAGATTTGAAGATGCCGGAAAGCTGACAAGAAGCTGTTAAACTTTCTGAGATGCCAGTACTCCAGCACAGAAATTGTGCTGTCAGAAGACGaggaaatgttttggttttgtcttgttcTGCGCAGAAAGTGTGGCGAAATAAATTGGGATGGGTGATTGTCACCGGGTTTGCAGATTAAAAGTTGTTATTTAAGGAGCATTGAGCACTGAAATAGTGATGTCTACTAACTGCTGAGGAAGACGagatagaaatgaaaaatgttaaggAAAACAAGTACGCAAgttggctttttgctttttacgACCAACATGCCATTTTATGCCTGGGATGCCCTTAACTGATCGGGCAGTGGCAAGCTGCTCAGAAAGTCTGCTGACGTTCGGAGTCGTGGCCTGTTTGCCTAACAGGaggtttgcttgcttttccttttgtgtgccTCTGGCTAGATGACAACGAGGGAAGCAGCAGCGACACGGCTCCTCTCTTCCAAATGGCCGGTGACGGAAAGAATACAGACGATATTACGATTCCCATGCTCTTCCTCTTCAACAAGGAAGGAAACATTATACTGGACGCAATCCAGGAGTACGAGGCTGTGGAGGTGCTCCTTTCTGATAAAGCAAAAGACAGAGGTAAGATTTGAGGCTATTTATACAAATTTAGCTTCCATCTGTGCTGTGGGACAGTGTAAAATGTACAATAATGATTTCTATTGCTGCCCAAAGGTGCAGACGTGCATCTGGTagctctggttttctttttgacattggtgttatttttttttcata contains:
- the EDEM3 gene encoding ER degradation-enhancing alpha-mannosidase-like protein 3 isoform X1; amino-acid sequence: MSGAVGCQRGGGDRGPRWRRPWKLLALGLLSASSVLAAAPGAGAMSKEEKRRLGNQVLEMFDHAYSNYMEHAYPADELMPLTCRGRVRGQEPSRGDVDDALGKFSLTLIDTLDTLVVLNKTKEFEEAVKKVIKDVNLDNDIVVSVFETNIRVLGGLLGGHSVAIMLKEKGEYMQWYNGELLHMAKELGYKLLPAFNTTSGLPYPRVNLKFGVRHPEARTGTETDTCTACAGTLILEFAALSRFTGTSIFEEYARKALDFIWEKRQRSSNLVGVTINIHTGDWVRKDSGVGAGIDSYYEYLLKAYVLLGDDSFLERFNTHYDAIMRYISQPPLLLDVHIHKPMLNARTWMDSLLAFFPGLQVLKGDIRPAIETHEMLYQVIKKHNFLPEAFTTDFRVHWAQHPLRPEFAESTYFLYKATGDPYYLEVGKTLIENLNKYARVPCGFAAMKDVRTGSHEDRMDSFFLAEMFKYLYLLFADKEDMIFDIEDYIFTTEAHLLPLWLSTTNQTISKKNTTTEYTELDDSNFDWTCPNTQILFPNDPMFAQSIREPLKNVVDKSCPRGISRAEENLGSGPKPPLRARDFMASNPEHLEILKKMGVSLIHLKDGRVQLVQHAVQAASSLDAEDGLRFMQEMIELSSQQQKEQQLPPRAVQIVSHPFFGRVVLTAGPAQFGMDLSKHKAGTRGFVATIKPYNGCSEITNPEAVKEKIALMQRGQCMFAEKARNIQKAGAIGGIVIDDNEGSSSDTAPLFQMAGDGKNTDDITIPMLFLFNKEGNIILDAIQEYEAVEVLLSDKAKDRDLEMENMDQKLSENDSHKQNSEEATSASQDVGVVSEEPEEGESSDVTDPDSLSPANTDSDSVSISNQDSYVPGTDEASAPEPACTQGNNQPQEQKTETESNSKVNWDNKVQPMESILADWNEDIEAFEMMEKDEL
- the EDEM3 gene encoding ER degradation-enhancing alpha-mannosidase-like protein 3 isoform X2; this translates as MSGAVGCQRGGGDRGPRWRRPWKLLALGLLSASSVLAAAPGAGAMSKEEKRRLGNQVLEMFDHAYSNYMEHAYPADELMPLTCRGRVRGQEPSRGDVDDALGKFSLTLIDTLDTLVVLNKTKEFEEAVKKVIKDVNLDNDIVVSVFETNIRVLGGLLGGHSVAIMLKEKGEYMQWYNGELLHMAKELGYKLLPAFNTTSGLPYPRVNLKFGVRHPEARTGTETDTCTACAGTLILEFAALSRFTGTSIFEEYARKALDFIWEKRQRSSNLVGVTINIHTGDWVRKDSGVGAGIDSYYEYLLKAYVLLGDDSFLERFNTHYDAIMRYISQPPLLLDVHIHKPMLNARTWMDSLLAFFPGLQVLKGDIRPAIETHEMLYQVIKKHNFLPEAFTTDFRVHWAQHPLRPEFAESTYFLYKATGDPYYLEVGKTLIENLNKYARVPCGFAAMKDVRTGSHEDRMDSFFLAEMFKYLYLLFADKEDMIFDIEDYIFTTEAHLLPLWLSTTNQTISKKNTTTEYTELDDSNFDWTCPNTQILFPNDPMFAQSIREPLKNVVDKSCPRGISRAEENLGSGPKPPLRARDFMASNPEHLEILKKMGVSLIHLKDGRVQLVQHAVQAASSLDAEDGLRFMQEMIELSSQQQKEQQLPPRAVQIVSHPFFGRVVLTAGPAQFGMDLSKHKAGTRGFVATIKPYNGCSEITNPEAVKEKIALMQRGQCMFAEKARNIQKAGAIGGIVIDDNEGSSSDTAPLFQMAGDGKNTDDITIPMLFLFNKEGNIILDAIQEYEAVEVLLSDKAKDRATIFKGKMIPNYIIDSNLEMENMDQKLSENDSHKQNSEEATSASQDVGVVSEEPEEGESSDVTDPDSLSPANTDSDSVSISNQDSYVPGTDEASAPEPACTQGNNQPQEQKTETESNSKVNWDNKVQPMESILADWNEDIEAFEMMEKDEL